A single genomic interval of Coccidioides posadasii str. Silveira chromosome 1, complete sequence harbors:
- a CDS encoding uncharacterized protein (antiSMASH:Cluster_1.2~EggNog:ENOG410PTU3~TransMembrane:8 (i9-30o82-100i112-135o155-175i187-210o230-252i305-326o350-371i)), with protein sequence MFQTSPNQLLALGGLGLTLLWGVAFLNGMFDNLDTVLETGLLPDGRALRTVYSHNWLIDNRLTLLTAFYDLLTNSLSTGPPLLFFDVNYVVACTNVWVLVESRRRGVRNFFLRHTWVIIILWNATGAAIIQPLYFYCVSKSKAVSRDPTIPINEAISVFITTILALLCPLLLFLPSWLSYSTWDHHGFIALFHISPILVTVLFITGSTVLSYCRMSTPNKASENPNADKLWIVASYITTGTVAAAVHAFTVITSLRTSNPDVTFTRLFIPSPGRANLFRTWFPKFTSAFPGLPAKYTELLEQYHLFSQFDLVVVALSCIVFVHYLLSHSGSNKVEHHKKRIASVENRELVYLYLGTLFLGPGAAGSFALAIRESRIRRYNMLKAQ encoded by the exons ATGTTTCAAACATCTCCCAACCAGCTCTTAGCTCTCGGCGGCCTAGGCCTGACTCTTCTTTGGGGTGTGGCATTTTTGAATGGCATGTTTGACAATTTGGACACTGTTCTTGAAACTGGGCTTCTCCCCGACGGACGCGCCCTCCGTACAGTGTACAGCCATAATTGGCTTATAGACAACCGCCTCACGCTCCTCACTGCCTTTTATGATCTTCTCACCAATAGCTTGTCTACTGGACCACCACTCCTCTTCTTTGATGTCAACTACGTTGTTGCGTGTACAAATGTTTGGGTTCTTGTTGAGAGCCGGCGCCGTGGCGTACGGAATTTCTTTTTGAGGCA TACCTGGGTTATAATAATTCTTTGGAATGCAACTGGTGCTGCGATTATTCAGCCACTGTACTTTTACTGCGTTTCCAAAAGCAAGGCTGTTTCCCGCGATCCTACGATACCAATAAATGAGGCAATATCCGTGTTCATTACAACAATATTAGCCCTGTTATGTCCATTGCTTCTGTTCCTGCCCTCGTGGCTAAGCTATAGTACTTGGGACCACCATGGCTTCATTGCGTTATTTCATATCTCGCCTATTCTTGTGACGGTTTTATTTATTACAGGGTCTACGGTTTTGTCTTACTGTCGCATGTCAACGCCCAATAAAGCCTCGGAAAACCCAAATGCGGATAAGCTTTGGATTGTCGCCTCCTATATAACTACGGGCACTGTGGCCGCTGCCGTCCATGCCTTCACCGTTATCACGTCTTTAAGAACGTCAAACCCTGATGTTACTTTTACAAGGCTTTTTATTCCGTCTCCTGGCAGGGCCAACCTTTTTCGTACCTGGTTCCCAAAATTTACCTCAGCCTTTCCGGGTCTTCCCGCAAAATATACTGAGCTCTTGGAACAGTATCACCTCTTCTCTCAGTTTGACCTGGTTGTCGTCGCGCTGTCTTGCATTGTTTTTGTCCACTATCTTCTTTCCCACTCGGGAAGTAACAAGGTTGAGCATCATAAAAAGAGGATAGCTTCAGTCGAAAACCGGGAGTTGGTCTATCTTTACCTAGGCACCCTATTTTTAGGACCCGGAGCAGCTGGTTCATTTGCCCTTGCAATTCGCGAGTCTAGAATAAGGCGTTATAATATGCTTAAGGCTCAGTAA